The Chrysemys picta bellii isolate R12L10 chromosome 5, ASM1138683v2, whole genome shotgun sequence genome includes a window with the following:
- the LOC135983799 gene encoding uncharacterized protein LOC135983799 — MQADNRKRAPAWTVREVLDLIAVWGEDSVLAELRSKRRNAKTFEKISKGMMERGHNRDSEQCRVKVKELRQAYQKTKEANGRSGSEPRTCRFYAELHAILGGAATTTPPVFVDSGSGIVSSATPEDSADGGEEEDEDELAESTQHSVLPNSQDLFITLTEVPSQASTQDSDPMEGTSAAANSSSLPPPSRRLSQIRRRKKRTREDMFSEIMESSRSDRAHVNEWKETVSKYRKEVSEREERRDQREERRDQREERRDARDERWRQEDQRMKDATLGLLRRLVEVQERLLENRLPLQPLFHPPPSPCSVSSSPRRVRTRGGGSVHLPIPPQ; from the exons atgcaggctgataatcgaaaaagagcaccagcatggaccgtgagggaggtactggatctgatcgctgtatggggagaggattcagtgcttgcagaacttcgttctaaaagacgaaatgcaaaaacttttgaaaaaatctccaagggcatgatggagagaggccacaatagggactctgagcagtgccgcgtgaaagtcaaggagctcagacaagcctatcaaaaaacaaaggaggcaaacggtcgctccgggtcagagccgcggacatgccgcttctacgccgagctgcatgcaattctagggggggctgccaccactaccccacctgtgttcgtggattctgggtcggggatagtctcatcagcgacgcctgaggattctgccgatgggggagaggaggaggatgaggatgagcttgcagagagcacacagcactccgttctccccaacagccaggatctttttatcaccctgactgaagtaccctcccaagccagtacccaagactctgaccccatggaagggacctcag cagctgcaaattcctcaagcctccctcctccatcccgaaggttatcacagataaggcgtcgtaagaagagaacgcgagaggacatgttttcggaaattatggaatccagccgcagtgacagagctcatgtgaatgagtggaaggaaacagtttcaaagtataggaaagaagtcagtgaacgtgaggagaggagggaccaacgtgaggagaggagggaccaacgtgaggagaggagagacgctcgagatgagaggtggcggcaggaagaccagaggatgaaggatgcaacgctggggctgctccggcgtctggtggaggttcaggaacggctgctggaaaacagactgccgcttcagcccctgttccaccctcccccctccccatgttccgtatcctcctcacccagacgtgtaagaacgcgggggggaggctccgtacaccttcccattccaccccagtag